ACGCCGACGAACACCATCAGCGGCGTCAGCATCAAAAACGACACCTCCGGGAAGAGGTTTGCGTCGAGCGCGAGCAGGACGTAGGAGGTGACGACGATGGCGGGAAGCGAGACGTACAGCAGTCTGGTCGAGAGGTGAGCGAACTCGCGTTTGTAGTAGAGCGACTTGAAGTATTCCCGGCCGGTCGCAAACACCTTCAGCGTCTCCACGATGTCCTCTATTGCCCCTTTCTCCTCGTCGTCCAGACTGTCGCCGTACTTGCGGTCGAACCGGCGCGCGACGTGGAGTTGCCACGAGTAGTCGTAGTTCAACCCCGCCAGCAGGACGCGAAACGTCCCGAACCGGGCGTTGGTTAGCGTCTCGCCCGCGCGCTCGGCCTCGTTGGTGATGTTCTCGGAAAAGGTCTCGGCCTCGTCGCGGAACTGGTCGTTGTCGCTCTTGGCGGCGATGTCGGCGAGCGACGACGACTGCTGGTCGATTATCTTCAAAATCGCTCGAAGGAACTCCGCGGGACGGGCCGGACTCACGTCGCCCTCGATGAACTCCTCTATCTGGCCGCGGTACTGAATCGAGGCGTCGATTCGCTCGCGCTGGTGCTCGATGTCGGTAATCTCCTCGGAGAGGACGATCGAGTTGATGGAGACGACGACGGAGACGAGCAGAATCATGCCGCTCAACAGCGTGTTGAACAGCGTTTGAATGGTGTTCGTGTCGTTGAGCAGCGCGTACACGTCCACCGGTCGCAGAATCGACAGCGCCAACAGGACCGCGAGGACGCCGAGCAACAGGACGCCGGTGACGTGCGTGCGCTTGCCCCGCAGGAGAAACCAGTGGCTCACTCGCTCTGGAAGCGACGACGGCGCGCCGCTGTCGCCGGGTATCAGCGTGTCGAGCGACCGGTGGTCCGGTACCAATTCGTCGATAGTGTCGTTGTCGGAGTCCCCCGTCCCCATCCCGGTTCCGTGTACTGTTGCGTTCGGGTAAGGGTTTCTGGCGGGGCGTACCGGCCCGAAAGGGTCATCTACCGAGTCTTAGGGACTGCCTGTCGGGTCGGGGTATGGCGGGTCGAGCGAAAGGTATCCGTCGAACTGCCCGCGTCACCCGCCGCTGACAGGCGGGAAGAGAGCGAGTTCGTCGCCCGCGTCGAGTTCGGTGTCGAGTCCGTCCGCGGCGCGGACGTTCGCTCCGTTCCGGAGGACGTTGATGTGGTCGCGCAGGTCGCCCTCGTCGTCGTAGATGCGGTCTTCGAGGTCGGGATGCTCGGCGACCAGCGCGGCGAGCGCCGCGCCGACGGTTTCGCCAGGGTCGGTTCCGACTT
This genomic stretch from Halorussus pelagicus harbors:
- a CDS encoding ubiquitin-like small modifier protein 1; the protein is MEWKLFADLAEIAGGKEVEVGTDPGETVGAALAALVAEHPDLEDRIYDDEGDLRDHINVLRNGANVRAADGLDTELDAGDELALFPPVSGG